Part of the Marinobacterium rhizophilum genome is shown below.
TTATGGTCATGTACAACGCCACTTAGTTGCACGAAATCGCTACACAGGCGCCAAGTTCAGCCTGCGTCCTCGAACTCGCCGCATTCAATCCGCTGCGGTTCCGTGAGCAGCTCGGTGACAAAGGCCGACGGGCGGGCGCCGTTGTACAGCAGATAAACCCGATGGCGGGCGCGGGTCAGGGCCACGTAGAACAGCCTGCGTTCTTCCGCGTGCGGGAATGTCTCACCGCCTGGCAGCAACGCATCAAGCAACGGATCCTGACTGCGCGCGGCAGGGAAACCGTACTTGCCGCTCTCAAGCCCCAGGATGATGGCAAAATCCGCTTCACGGCCCTTGGCGGCATGCAGGGTACGACATTCCAGCTGCAGCTGGTCAAAGCGTTGCCGCAACTGTGCCAGGCGCGGCTTGTCCGGCAGGCTGAAACGATTGCGCGCCATGATCAGCACGCTGGCGCCTTGCTGCTGCGTGCTGCGCTGGCTAACCGCTTCGAGCGTACGCTCGAGCACCGCCGGGTCCGCTGCCGGCTCTCGGCTGCGGTGGACCAGCAGCGAAATCGCCGGGGCGCTTACCTCGGTCTGGCTGTGCAGCTGCTTGGGCAGCTGTGCCTTGTTGCGCAGCACAAAGCGGGAGGCCACATCGCCGATGCTGCTGTTAAAGCGGAAGGTCTGCTCGAGTGCCGTGACGGTAGCCTTGCCAAAAAAATCGCCAAATCCGGTCGTCAGGCCAACATCGCTGCCGGCGAAACGGTAAATGGACTGCCAGTCGTCACCCACGCCAAAGAGCGAGGCGCCCGGCACGGCGTCACGCAGGGCCCGAACCAGCCGGGCACGCACGTTCGACATGTCCTGGAATTCATCCACCAGAATGTGCTGCCAGGGAGAAGCAAATCGCCCCTGCTCCACATAGTCCAGTGCCCGCGCGATCATGTCGTCGAAGTCGATTTCGTCGCTGGACTGCAAAAGACGCCGGTAGGCATCATGCAGGGGCTGCAACAGCGCCAGTGCCTGCTCCAGGCGCAGTGGCTCATCACTGGCATCAATCCGCGCCCGCAGCTGGGCGGCGTCATGCTGCATCATCCTGCAGCAACGCAACAGCTGGGCCAGGTGCGCGCACAGCGGCTGCAGCAGCCCTCGCTCGCGCACGCGCGCCAGCCGCTCTTCGTCGGGCCTGGGCTCTGGCACCAGCCGGTACTCGCCCAGCTTTCGCGCCAGGGTTTCAAGCAGGCTGCCGTCGTGCTGCTGGTACAGATACAGCTCGATGCGGCGCTGCCCGTTGTCGGCGGCCGCATTGCGCCGCACCTCGAGCCTTTGCCAGTAGTGATCGGCGTCCAACCAGGCGGGGGTTGCCTGCTGCGGATCGAGCCAGAGCAGATCGATACAGATGTCCTGCGCCGGCAGGTAAACCTCGGCGCCGGGGCCCTCCCCGCGATAGCGATACGCAATGCCCTGACTCCAGAGCCAGTCGGCGATAACGCAGGCGGCGCTGCTGTGTACGGTCTCATCTTCCAGGGTGCGCAGGTTCAGCCCGTGCACAAAACGCTGGTAGTCCCCTTCGCTGGCAAAATCGAACGGACTGTCGCTGGCGTGACGCAGGCACAGCAGGTAATCCAGCACCTGGCGTCGGTATTCAGGCAGGTCCAGCAGGGACTCGAATTCCCGGCACATCCAGTGACCCAGCTGGGTCTCGTCGTCCGCCAGGGGACTGATGCGTGGCCTGCGGCCTTCGACGCTGGCGATAATGCGCTGCCCCAGGGCATGGAACGTCATGGTATCCAGTTCGATACCCAGCCGTGATTTCAGCCGCTGTTGCATTTCACTGGCCGCCTGGCGACCGAATGCCAGCAGCAGTATGGTTTGCGGCTCGGCCTGTGCGCTGGCAATCAGGTAGGCGGTACGCCCGATCAGCGTGCTGGTCTTGCCGCTGCCGGCCCCGGCGAGCACCAGGTTGTTATCGTCCAGGGTAATACAGGCGCGCTGCTGATCCGGGGTGAGCGGCAGGCGCTCAATACGCTCGAACAGGGTCCGGTGGCGGTCTTGCTGGGTCTTGAAGTAATGCTCGCGGTAGCGTTGCAGCAGTTGCGGGTCACCGCTGGCAATACGCCGCAGACGCTGACAGTGAATATCCGGCTGCGCGGGGGCCTGCGCCAGGGTGGCGTCCGTACGCGCCAGCAGGGCCGCGGCCTGGGCTTGCAGCTGCGGCCAGTCGGAACTGCGCACATAGCTGCGCCGCACGGCATCCTCGATACGCTGTAATTGCTGAGCGAAATCCGTTTCATGTTGCCGGTGCAGCTGCTGGCTGAATGTGCGCCAAAAGGTGCGGTGCCAGCGTCCGATCCAGCCCAGCTCGGGCATCGCCGGTGGTCGCGACTCGGAAGCGCCCGGCGTCCCGGGCCGGTCCGTCGGCGCCAGTCGATGAAACAGGCTGCCGGATTGCAGGCATGGCCTGGCTGCCAGTACGGACCAGGTAATCAGTCGCGTAGAGCTATCCCTGAGCCTGACAAGCAGCCCTTCAGGGCGGGTGGTCATGGTTGTCCAGTGACAGCCGAGCGGCCGTGCGAACAGCCGAACAAGCAGTGGCGGCGTAATGGTGTGGCTCAAGCGGTTGCAAGGCTCCCTGTATTCGGCGGCCGCGAGGTGGACCGCCGGTGCTGAGGCACAGTTTATAGGGCCTCAGCACGTCGAACGCAAGGCTGCAATGCGCCGATAGGGCTCAGGCCGCCCCGCCGACCTGCGCGAGCCAGTCATTGAGGTTGTAATAGTTGCTGATGCGCGCCACCTTGTTGTTACGCAATTCGAAGAAAGCCCCGGCGGGCAGGCGGTACTGCTGACCGCTGGCAGGTGGCAAGCCCTCATCGTTGTCGAGGTAGCGCCCCAGTACAACGAACTCGGCCGCTGCGCGTTGGCCGTCCGGGCTGACCATGATTTCGATATCGACCAGGCGTTCTTCATAGCATTGATTCATGCGCGCCATAAAGGCCGCGAAAGCCGCTTTTCCAACCTCCCTCCCGCCCTGGTTGATGTCGTGCACAACATCCTCGGTCAGCAAATCCAGAAAGGTCTGCATATCTGCGGCGTTGAAGGCCTGGTAATACTGTTCGATAAGGCTAAAGGCGGCGTCTCTCATGGGGTTATCCTGGGCTCCATCAGGTATCTGGGTACGGCAAAGGTGCGCTGCGGGTGCAGCAGTGCAAGCCTAGCAAACACCAGGCAAGTACTGCTGTGCCCGGGCGACACTTTCTTGCCTCGGGACGCAGCGCGCCGGGATGCTCGCGGAAAGTGCCGGATTTCACCTCGATGACACGGGGGTTGGTTTTCAGGTTAGGCCTGGTGGGCAGTAAACCCTCAGGCACTACATATGGCAGGCGGGTGATGGCCGGTTGTCGTAGCGGCTGATCAGCAAGGGATGGGGCCTGTACCAGCGCGCCGGGATGTTCGCGGAAAGTGCCGGATTGCATCTCGATGACATGCAGATTGGTTTTCAGGTTAGGCCTGGTGGGCAGTAAACGCTCAGGCACTACATGTGGCAGGCGGGTGATGGCCGGTTATCGTAGCTACTGATCAGAAAGGGATGGACCTGTACCAGTTCGCCAGTAACATCCGATTGCACCACGAATACCTGGTGACTGGGGGCCAGGTCGAGCTTGGCGAGGACCTCGTATTGAGAGGCGGACTTGAGTTGCGGCACGCCGCAGTCGTCCAGATCGGCTTCAAGGCGGATCAGGTCGCCGACACTGATTTCGTGCCAGATAAAACTGGTTTCCAGCAGAAGTTCGCTGGAGGTTTCCATTTGTCGCATGGCAACTCCTTGCCTGCACAGAGAATTACAGTATGGACCCGGCAGCCACTCCCTGCCCGGCCGCTGACAACCGCAAAGATCAGGGGTCGATAAGGCCGTGACGCATTGCCAGGTGCACGATTTCGGCATTGGCCTTGAGGTCCAGCTTGCGCTTGATGTTGGAGCGATGGGCATGCACGGTTTTGGGACTTAAAAACACTTCTTCGGCAATCTGTGACACCGAATGCCCGTCGGCCAGCATGACGAATATCTGCAGCTCGCGCGAGCTGAGCTGGTTGATGGGAGACTTGTCCGTGCTGGAATCGTCGAGCTGGTCCTGGATCGACGGTGAAAAGTAGCGCTCACCCGAATGCACCCGGATCACGGCATCGATAAGTTCGGACGGTGCACAACGCTTGGTCAGATAGCCCTTGACGCCGGCACCGATGACCTGGCTCGGGTAAGGTCGTGTTTCGCAGCTCGACAGCACGAGCACCCGCGCGCGCGCGTCATGGGCAAGAATGCGCCTTATAGCCTCCATGCCACCGCTGATTGATGATGAGCTGTCGGGGGCGCCTGCCTGGCTTGGCATGGTCAGATCCAGCACCACTAAGTCGGGGTTCAGGCTGCGAAACTGATCAAAGGCCTCGTGGCCATTACTCGCACTGGCGATGATGCGGATACGTTCGTCAGACTCCAGGATACGCTGGAAACCGTCGCGAACAACCGGATGGTCATCCGCAAGCAGTACACGTATATGGTCCATATTTTTCCTTAAAATTCAGGTGTTAACTACGTATACCTAGGGTAATACATCGTTAATCAGGGGGCCGGCGTCCGGCGTCACTGCCTCGGCTCCCCGGTAAGCTCCATAGGTCTCTATATCGCGAGCGCAGGCCGAAGCGATGGCTTCGGGTTTGATCTGGGCCGGCAGCGCCACCAGTTCGTCGCTGTATCCGATCAGCTGGATACCCTCTTTCTGGCAATGGCGCAGTACTTTTTCCAGCGCCCGTATGACTGCCACCTGGCGGTCATTGAGGCGATCCGGTGCAGCCCCCTGCTCTGCGCGACGCCGGCTGGTGACCTGGCGTATGGCATAGCCGTCTGCATCGAGCAGTTGCAGGGTCACGCCGGGCAGCTTTTCCCGCACCAGCGCCTGCTTGGCGCTATTAAACAATATTTCCGTGCCGCAGCATACGGCATCCTCGACGCCGCAGCGCCGCAGTGCATCCACAATGGTGGTGTAACTGGCATTATCTTCGAGTGTTATATCCATTTTTATACCCGGACAGCAGGACCAGAAATGACTCAGTGGGTGTCGGGGCAACGTCAACGACACCCTGTATTGTATAGCCTTTAATCGTGCGGCACCTTGTTGCCTTCTCGGCGCGCCAGTTCCAGCTCGAGCTGGTGGATGCGGTCCGTCAGGCTGCGCTCCTGCTCTCTTAGCTGCCGCCGCAGCCCGGCATTTTCCTGCGCCAGTGCTTCATTGCTACTGTGCAGGCGCTTGCCGTCCTCTTCCTGGATGCGCAGGCGCACACGCAGGTCGAGCAGCTGTTCGGTATCCGCATCGCCTGCGCCCCGCTCCAGCAACAGGGTCTGCTGCTTGAGCTGGCGAGCCTGTTCTTCATTATCGGACACCAGTCGAATAAGACGCTCTTCCTGTCGAAGGCGTTCAGACTGGCTGGTCTCCAGCTGCATTGATAATTGTTCGTTTCGCTCCAGCAACCGGGCATTCTGCTCCTGCAACTGGCGCAGATCGGTGGTGACGGCCAGATCATCTTGCCGAGCACGCTCGAGATTCTCGCGGTGTTGCCGCTCCAGCTCGGTACGCTGCTCGACAAAGCGCTGCTCGGCATAACCCAGCGCCTGATCCCACAGTTTGCCGGCGCTCAGCAACACGACTTCGGGCACTTCGGGGTGCTGGTTGCGGCGCGTAATGCGCTCACCCAGCGACGTCCACCAGTCTCCCAGGGCCTTGTTGATCGTTGTTAGGCTGCCGCTGCCGATCAGCTCGCGTACGTTTTGCTGCGTCGGACGCTTGCCCTGCTCCAACAACTGGTCGGCTGCAACGAACACTTTCTGGCGCGTATCAGAACCTGGTTTCATATCAATATTACACAATGCGTATTGTCATTCAGGCGAATCTCGCACGATCGGCGTGCCATGCTCGCGCAAATAGAACCAATGAAAACAGCAGGATAACCTAAAGCAGCGACACCGTCGCCGGAAGATGACAAAACAGGGAGTGGAAAGCGGGAAATAATGGAGGCTGGAGTCGGAATCGAACCGGCGTACACGGAGTTGCAGTCCGCTGCATGACCACTCTGCCATCCAGCCTCAAGGCGCTGCATCATACAGCAATACGGGTGCGGGTCAACCATGGAACAACCCTGCCCGCAGACATTTTGTTGAGTAGCGACTGCCGTGCACTTTTACCGCCGCGTAACAGCTTCGTGATTGGCGAATTCAATCGCAAGGCTCGGAGTGACCTGGACGCGATGCCCCGTTACAGTGGTGATATCTGTGACCGAATCGGGAGTCGCCTGGCAATGAACGCAAGACCGCCACGCAAATATAAAGCTCAAGGGGCGCCGGAGCAGAGCCCGCAGGAGACCCGTGCCGATCCGCGCTGGAGTGCCGTTGTGCGGCGCGATGCTGACGCTGACGGTGAGTTTGTTTACGGCGTAAGAACCACCGGTGTGTACTGCCGTCCCAGCTGCCCCTCCCGCAGCGCCCGGCCGGAAAACGTCAGCTTCTATGCCGGTCCTGCGCAGGCCAGCCAAGCGGGCTTTCGCCCCTGCAAGCGCTGCCGCCCCGATCAGAACTCGGCACAGGACGAACAGCGTCGTAAAATAGCCGAGCTCTGCCACCTGATCGATACGGCTTCCCAGCTGCCGACCCTGGCACAGCTTGCCACCCATGCGGGCCTAAGCCCGTATCACCTGCATCGCCTGTTCAAACAGCTTACCGGATTGACGCCCCACCAGTACGGCAAGGCCCGGCGGGCACAGCGCTTGCGCGAGGCGCTGGATCAGGACGGTAGCATTACCGACGCCTTTAACGATGCAGGCTACGGCTCCAGCGGGCGCTTCTATACAGAATCCACCCAGGTGCTTGGCATGACACCCGGCACCTATCGGGCTGCCGGTGCAAATACCGACATTCAGTTTGCCGTGGGTGAATGCTCCCTCGGCCCCGTGCTGGTCGCACAGAGCAATAAGGGTATCTGCGCCATCTTGCTGGGGGATGACCCCGATGCCCTGCTGCAGGATTTGCAGCGGCGTTTTGACAAGGCCCGGCTACTGCCAGGCGATGACGCCTTTATGCAGCACGTTGCCCTGGTGGCCGGGTTTGTCGACAGCCCCACCCGGGACCTGGGCCTGCCGCTGGACATTCGCGGTACCGCCTTTCAACAGCGGGTCTGGCTCGCGCTGCAAAAAGTCCCGCCGGGACAAACCCTGAGCTATGCGCAACTTGCCGAACGTATCGGTTCGCCCAGCGCTGTACGCGCCGTTGCGGGCGCCTGCGCTGCCAATGCACTCGCTGTCGCCATCCCCTGCCACCGGGTCGTACGCAGCGACGGTGGCCTGTCAGGGTATCGCTGGGGCATTGAGCGCAAGCGTGCCTTGCTGGAGAACGAGAGAGGCCTGGACAAGGCGTAGTGTCCGCCCGCCTCACGCTTTTCAACAACCTGTTACGGAAGTCGCGCCATGATTGCCAACCCGGATGCCGCCCTTTCCCCAGTAGCCACGACGCTACAGTGCCGCATTTCACTGCCCTTGGGATATCGGCAGGCTGATTTTCTGGCGTTTCATCGCCGCGATAGTGAGGAAGTGGCCGAACGTGTGACGCCCAGCAGCCTGGCCAAGGGGCTGCTCTGGGGCGACAGCGCCGCTTGCCTGTTCATCCTGTTCAGTGACGCTCATGCTCAGGTACGCCTAGAAATCGATCGCGTCTGCACTGGTCACCAACGCCTCGCGACTCAACTTGAACACAGGGTGCGGCTGATGCTGGGCCTGTGCCAGCCGATTGAGGCATTTGAGCGTCAGCACGGCTCGCATGCCCAGCTCGGTGCCCTGGTCCGCTCCTTCGCGGGTTTGCGCATACCGGTGGCGGCGAGTCCTTTCGAGGCGCTGAGCTGGGCCATTATCGGCCAGCAAATCAGTGTCGGCGCCGCAATCAGTATCCGGCGCCGCCTGATACGAGTCGCAGGCATCCGCCACTCAAGCGGCCTCTGGTGCTTCCCGCAGCCACAACAGATCGAGGCGCTGAGCCATGATGACCTGCGCGCTGCGGGACTTTCCGCGGGCAAGGTACGCACCTTTGACGCGCTCTGTGCTGCAATCGCCTCGGGTGAACTGTCGCTGGACGTACAGGGCGGACAGGCAGAGGCCCTGGGCGCGCAATTGCTGCAGATAAAGGGTATTGGGCCCTGGACGGTAAACTATGTCCTGATGCGCGGCTTTGGCTGGCTGGACGGGTCACTGCACGGCGATGTGGCGGTCAGGCGCGGCCTGCAGAGGCTGCTTGGCCTGGCCGACAGGCCGAGCGAAACCCAGACAAGAACCTGGCTGTCTGGCTTCAGTCCCTGGCGTGCACTGGTGGCAGCGCATCTCTGGGCCCTCGATGCCCGGCCAGAACCTTGACCTGCTAGCGCTGAACCAGGCAGTAATCAGTCGTTTCCCGATGTTCATGCCAGTTGTCCTCAAAACCATGGCGGATTTCATGCGTAATGCAGTCAGGGTAGTGATGGCGCAGTATCTGTATGTAACAGACCCCATTGCTGCAGTTGGCAAGACCCTGGGCGTCGGGGCGCTCTTCGATTTTGTCGACCAGACGGATATGGACGAAAACCTCATCACGCTGCGCCACCGGCGTCGAACTGCAGCCGGTCACAAGTACGCAGCCAAGCAACAACAGGCAAAGTGAGCAGCGCCTCCCTGCATGGCATTGCCTGTGGGAGGGTGCCTGCGCTGCTTGTGCAGCAATACGGACCGTGTTGCGAGTAGAAGCCAGGTGCGAGCGCAAGCCTGTCTTTGATAACGGGTATGCAGGTGCGCGCAGGGGCTTGCGCGGGGCTGGTTGCAACATGCCAAAACCTCGGCGTGGGGTTATGCAACTCCCTGTGTGTGCGATCTGAACCAAGTCACTTGCATCACTCAGATCGCCAGGTGCCACATCCCGCACCGGTGTCTAGGCACTGGTGGCTGATTTCTCAGCATGTAGGCATCGCGCAACAGACTTTTGTAGCCAGGTTGCGACTATTTTGTACCACTGCATAGTAGCTCAGAAAAGACATCAGTGATTTCAAGAGTGATAAGAAAGCCTTCTCCGGGCACAAGTCCGACTCGATGGTGGCAGTGTATGACCGCAAGCCACAGATCGTCGACACAAACGAATAACGCCTGTGCTAATAAGGTGCCGTAAAACTACTGTATAAAATTAAGGCTGTTTTTAGTTGGTGGGGACTAACGCGGGAGGGTGCATGGATACTGGTGCCCGGGACCGGAATCGAACCGGTACGCCCTTGCAGGCGAGGGATTTTAAGTCCCTTGTGTCTACCAATTTCACCACCCGGGCGAAAAATGGAGGCTGGAGTCGGAATCGAACCGGCGTACACGGAGTTGCAGTCCGCTGCATGACCACTCTGCCATCCAGCCTCGGATAGCGTCTTACAGGGCTTTTTATAATTGAAGGCTCAACTATAAAAATTGGAGCGGGAAACGAGACTCGAACTCGCGACCCCGACCTTGGCAAGGTCGTGCTCTACCAACTGAGCTATTCCCGCCTGCTCTGTAAGTGGTGCGTATTATAGAGACCTGCGTTTTAGTGTCAACACTGTTACTGAATTAATTTTACTTAAAGATTAAACACTTACAGATCTTCACCCAGCAGCGGCCAGGCGGCCTTGAGGTAGAGTACCATTGACCAGAAAGTGAGCAGACTGGCGCCATAAAGTGCCGCCACACCGGCCCAGGACAGGCTGGTATAGGGCGTAAAGGCGACCAGCAAGAGGATAGCGACCATCTGCAGCGTGGTTTTGATCTTGCCCAAACTGGAAACCGACACGCTGGCCCGCTCCCCCAGTTCCGCCATCCATTCGCGCAGCGCCGAGATGACGATTTCGCGACCAATAATCACCGCCGCCGGAATGGTGATCCAGAGCTGGCTGTAGGTTTCGACCAGCACGACCAGCGCCACGGCCACCATCAGCTTGTCGGCCACGGGGTCCAGGAAGGCGCCAAAGGGCGATGACTGATCCAGCTTGCGGGCCAGATAGCCGTCAAACCAGTCCGTCAGCGCCGCAATGCCAAAAATCACGGCGGCGGTCATGGGCGCCCATGCCTGGGGCAGATAATAAAAGAACACGAACACCGGTATCAGCAGGATCCGCAGCAGGGTCAATATATTCGGGATTTTCATGGAAAACAGCATACCTGCCAGAGGCTCTCCGGGGAGTCATGGATCGGGGTGAAGCGCGAAATAGATATCTTCCGCGAGTTTGCGGCTTATGGTAGAGACTTTTGCAATTTCTTCAACACTCGCCCGCTCTATCTCCTGCAATCCGCCAAAATGACGCAGCAATTCGCGCCGCCGTTTCGGACCTATGCCATCAATGCCCTCAAGGCGGGATGTTTTACGGGCCTTGCCGCGCCGTGCCCGATGCCCGGTAATGGCAAAACGGTGGGCTTCGTCGCGGATATGCTGAATCAGGTGCAGCGCCGGCGCATCGCCGGACAGGGTGATTTCCTCCCCGCTCTCAGCCAGCACCAGGGTCTCGAGCCCCGCCCGGCGGCTCGGCCCCTTGGCGACGCCGACAATCAGCACCTCGGTGATCTGCAGCTCTTCGAGCACGGCCCGCGCCTGGCTCACCTGACCCTTGCCGCCGTCGATCAGCAGAATGTCGGGCAGCTTGCCCTCGCCTTTCTTCAGGCGTGTGTAACGCCGCTGCAGGGCCTGGTGCATGGCGGCGTAATCGTCGCCGGCGGTAATGTCGTCGATATTGAAGTGACGGTAATCCGTCTTGAGCGGGCCGTTGCGATCAAATACCACACAGGACGCCACCGTTGCCTCGCCAGAGCTGTGACTGATGTCGAAGCACTCCAGCCGCTGCGGAACGCTGTCCAGCCCCAGAGCATCCTGCAGGGCAAGAAAGCGGTTGTAAACATTCTGCTTGCTGGCCAAATGGCTGCTCAGCTGCTGCTCGGCATTGGTCTGGGCCAGTCGTTGCCAGCCTGCCTTGTCGCCGCGCACACTGTGCTGCAGCGCCACCTTGCGACCACGGCGCTGAGCGAGAGCCTGTTCCAGGGCATTTTTGTCCGCCAGCGCGAGGGGGACTATCACCTGGTCGGGAATCTCCCGGCTCGCGCCCAGGTACCACTGGGCCACGAAGGCAGAGAGCACATCCGCTTCGGAGTCTTCTATCGACACCCGGGGATGGAACACCTTGCTGCCAATGATGCGTCCGCCGCGGACATAGAGCATGTGAATGCCGACGCCACCGGGCTTGAGTGCACAGCCAATAACATCGGCATGGCCTTCAAAGCCGCTGACATACTGCTGCTCCTGCACCTGCTGCAGGTTACTGAGCTGATCACGCAGTTGCGCCGCCTGCTCAAAATCCAGCTGCGCGGCAGCGGCCTCCATCTGCGCGGCCAGCTCCTGCATCACGGCATTGCTCTTGCCTTCGAGAAACATGCTGGCATGACGCAGGTCGTCGGCGTAGGCCTCCTTCGTGATCAGCTCCACACAGGGACCGCTGCAGCGCTGGATCTGGTACTGCAAGCAGGGGCGGCTGCGATTGCGAAAGAAGCTGTCTTCGCAGGGCCTGATCCGAAACAGCTTTTGCAACAGGTTCAGGCTTTCACGTACTGCCGTACCACTGGGAAAAGGTCCGAAGTAACTGCCCTTGGCGCGCCTTGCACCACGGTGAAAACGCACCGCCGGGTAAGCATCCCGGTCTGAAATAAAAATATAGGGGTAGGATTTGTCGTCGCGCAGCAGGATGTTATAAGGCGGCCGCTGTTCCTTGATCAGGTTCTGCTCCAGCAACAGCGCTTCGGTTTCGCTGTTGGTGACCGTCACCTCGATGTGCTGGATGCGGGCAACCAGCGCAGCCGTCTTGGGCGCCAGACCCTTGCTGCGAAAATAACTGCTCACCCTTTTTTTCAGGTTCTTGGCCTTGCCGACATAAAGAATGCCGCCATCAGGGCCATACATCTGATAGACACCGGGCCTGGAGGTCAGCCGCGCCAAAAAGGCCCTGGCATCGAAGGCTGCCTGCTCGTCATGGCGGGCACCGGGCTCGGCCGGTTCCAGAGAGACGGTAGAGCTGGCGTCCTGGTCCAGCGGTGCCTGATCAGCCGGTGGTACGGACATGATCGGCCTTGTTGGCAGCCATGTGCAAATGAACCGCTTCCTTGTGAATCTGCTGCAGCTGCTCACGGGTGTCGTCGCTGATTCCGGCGCCGCGGGACAGGGAGACCTCGAGAAAAACACCGATCTCGGCAAAGTGGTACAGTCGTGTATCAAAGCTCTTGGCGCGCTTGAGCTTGCTCAGCGACAGCTGGGCGCCACTGACGAGGATATAGTTGATGTCCGTATCGGACACCATCGGGCGGCGATCTCGCGCGCTGATCGGCTGGGTTTTGTCGGAGCGTTTCTGTACAAACGTCATTGAGCGGACCTTTTGCGGCGCGACGATGCGCGAAATGAATATTGTGATCTGTGAATGGGAGCTACTTTAAGTGAGTTTGGTGTCCTTGTGAACCTGCCAGCAGTCAGCCAGGCACAACAAAGTCTGCAAATACAGTTATTAAGCGAAGCCTGTGAGCAGAAGCGCGACCTCTTGTGGGCCGCCTTGGCCCCATCGCTGATGCGCTCGGCAGCACCGTCCTTTGACGCCTTGGTGCCTGCTTTTAGCGCCAGTACCTGCTCGCTTGATGTCTCGGCAGTCTCG
Proteins encoded:
- the uvrC gene encoding excinuclease ABC subunit UvrC, whose protein sequence is MSVPPADQAPLDQDASSTVSLEPAEPGARHDEQAAFDARAFLARLTSRPGVYQMYGPDGGILYVGKAKNLKKRVSSYFRSKGLAPKTAALVARIQHIEVTVTNSETEALLLEQNLIKEQRPPYNILLRDDKSYPYIFISDRDAYPAVRFHRGARRAKGSYFGPFPSGTAVRESLNLLQKLFRIRPCEDSFFRNRSRPCLQYQIQRCSGPCVELITKEAYADDLRHASMFLEGKSNAVMQELAAQMEAAAAQLDFEQAAQLRDQLSNLQQVQEQQYVSGFEGHADVIGCALKPGGVGIHMLYVRGGRIIGSKVFHPRVSIEDSEADVLSAFVAQWYLGASREIPDQVIVPLALADKNALEQALAQRRGRKVALQHSVRGDKAGWQRLAQTNAEQQLSSHLASKQNVYNRFLALQDALGLDSVPQRLECFDISHSSGEATVASCVVFDRNGPLKTDYRHFNIDDITAGDDYAAMHQALQRRYTRLKKGEGKLPDILLIDGGKGQVSQARAVLEELQITEVLIVGVAKGPSRRAGLETLVLAESGEEITLSGDAPALHLIQHIRDEAHRFAITGHRARRGKARKTSRLEGIDGIGPKRRRELLRHFGGLQEIERASVEEIAKVSTISRKLAEDIYFALHPDP
- a CDS encoding excinuclease ABC subunit C, with amino-acid sequence MTFVQKRSDKTQPISARDRRPMVSDTDINYILVSGAQLSLSKLKRAKSFDTRLYHFAEIGVFLEVSLSRGAGISDDTREQLQQIHKEAVHLHMAANKADHVRTTG